In one Balneolales bacterium ANBcel1 genomic region, the following are encoded:
- a CDS encoding glycosyltransferase family 4 protein, whose product MRILFITDNFPPEVNAPATRTYEHCREWVRMGANVTVITCFPNFPQGKVYEGYKNQRIRKERIEGIDVIRVWSYITPNEGFVRRTVDYMSFAMSAFFAGLTQKPDVIIATSPQFFTTWTGFALSLIKRKPWVFELRDLWPESIKSVGAIHDGFLYRFLEKIELFLYRKAHHIIPNTYAFGDNLVGRGIPEEKISVIPNGANLELFDPGTDSGDLRDSMGLGGKFVIGYIGTHGMAHALDFVIRSIVQLQDTSIHFIFIGDGAMKKHTMQLAEDFGLDNVTFLDPVPKNDMPRYLALVDASLAPLIKTETFKTVIPSKIFEAGAMGKPMLLGVDGQARSIVEEHGSGLYFEPENTEDFIARVKQLAGDPELQHRLGEGGKKLARAFDRKKLASEMLDVLDKVAQPTRTS is encoded by the coding sequence TTGAGGATCTTGTTTATAACAGATAATTTTCCGCCGGAGGTGAATGCCCCGGCTACCCGGACCTATGAGCATTGCAGGGAATGGGTGCGAATGGGCGCCAATGTGACCGTCATTACCTGCTTTCCGAATTTTCCGCAAGGAAAGGTGTATGAAGGGTACAAAAATCAGCGCATCAGGAAAGAACGTATTGAAGGGATTGACGTCATCAGGGTCTGGTCGTACATCACGCCTAACGAGGGTTTTGTACGCCGCACCGTTGACTACATGAGTTTCGCCATGAGTGCATTCTTTGCCGGCCTGACTCAAAAGCCGGATGTCATAATTGCCACATCACCCCAGTTTTTTACCACATGGACTGGGTTTGCCCTCTCCCTGATCAAACGGAAACCCTGGGTTTTCGAGCTTCGTGACCTTTGGCCGGAATCGATAAAAAGTGTCGGTGCCATTCACGACGGTTTCCTCTACCGTTTTCTGGAAAAAATCGAACTCTTCCTCTACAGAAAAGCTCATCACATCATACCCAATACCTATGCATTTGGTGATAATCTTGTCGGGCGAGGCATTCCGGAGGAGAAAATTTCAGTGATTCCAAATGGAGCAAACCTGGAACTGTTCGACCCCGGAACGGACTCCGGCGACCTCAGGGATTCAATGGGCCTGGGTGGAAAGTTCGTGATTGGCTATATCGGAACACATGGCATGGCACACGCCCTTGATTTTGTGATCCGTTCTATTGTGCAGCTGCAGGACACCAGCATCCATTTCATCTTCATCGGGGATGGTGCCATGAAAAAGCACACCATGCAGCTTGCCGAAGATTTCGGACTGGATAACGTCACTTTTCTGGATCCGGTGCCAAAAAATGACATGCCGCGCTATCTGGCCCTCGTTGATGCCTCACTGGCGCCCCTCATAAAAACGGAAACATTCAAAACGGTGATTCCCTCAAAAATCTTCGAGGCTGGAGCCATGGGCAAACCGATGTTGCTCGGAGTGGACGGACAGGCTCGCTCGATTGTGGAAGAGCACGGGTCCGGTCTCTATTTCGAGCCGGAGAACACCGAGGATTTCATCGCCAGGGTGAAACAACTGGCCGGTGACCCAGAGCTGCAGCATCGCCTGGGCGAAGGCGGCAAAAAACTGGCCCGGGCCTTCGATCGCAAAAAGCTGGCATCCGAAATGCTGGATGTGCTGGACAAAGTAGCCCAACCAACACGAACTTCTTGA
- a CDS encoding aspartate carbamoyltransferase catalytic subunit encodes MTIPEEGSYHFPHRHLLGLKDYSAEDILHVLDQAESFLEILNRPIPKVPTLRDKTIVNLFYENSTRTRISFEMAQKRMGADVVNFSSSSSSVQKGETLKDTIRNIESMKIDMVVVRHPSPGAAHFIARCVDAAILNAGDGAHEHPTQALLDMFSIRQRTGKLKGLKIVIIGDITHSRVVRSNIIGLTRLGAEVTLCGPRTMMPLFVEELGVTVSHDLEACLEWCDVAMALRIQLERQEGGLFPSQREYHEQFGIKKRHLKEFPQFTIMHPGPINRGVELESEVADHPRSIILNQVTNGLAVRMAALYLLSGGKRG; translated from the coding sequence GTGACCATCCCTGAAGAAGGATCATATCATTTTCCGCATCGCCATTTGCTTGGCCTGAAAGACTATTCCGCGGAAGATATTCTTCATGTTCTTGACCAGGCCGAATCGTTTCTGGAAATCCTCAACCGCCCCATCCCGAAAGTACCGACCCTTCGAGACAAAACCATCGTCAATCTGTTTTACGAAAACAGTACCCGGACCCGCATCTCCTTCGAGATGGCCCAGAAACGGATGGGTGCCGATGTGGTCAATTTTTCCAGCAGCTCCTCGAGTGTCCAGAAAGGAGAGACGCTGAAGGATACCATCCGAAACATCGAGTCGATGAAAATCGATATGGTCGTGGTACGGCACCCGAGTCCGGGTGCGGCCCATTTCATCGCCCGGTGTGTGGACGCGGCGATTTTGAATGCCGGTGACGGTGCGCATGAACATCCTACCCAGGCGCTGCTCGATATGTTTTCGATCCGGCAGAGGACCGGCAAGCTGAAGGGGCTGAAGATTGTCATTATCGGAGACATTACCCACAGCCGGGTGGTGCGATCGAATATCATCGGCCTGACCCGCCTGGGAGCGGAAGTGACTCTCTGCGGACCACGAACCATGATGCCGCTGTTTGTTGAGGAGCTGGGGGTCACCGTATCACACGACCTGGAAGCCTGCCTTGAATGGTGTGATGTGGCGATGGCGCTGCGCATCCAGCTGGAACGCCAGGAGGGGGGCCTGTTCCCCTCCCAGCGTGAGTATCATGAACAGTTCGGCATCAAAAAACGCCATCTCAAAGAGTTCCCGCAGTTCACAATAATGCATCCGGGTCCGATTAACCGCGGGGTAGAACTGGAAAGCGAGGTGGCCGACCACCCTCGGTCCATTATCCTGAATCAGGTGACCAACGGCCTGGCGGTTCGCATGGCGGCGCTCTATCTGCTTTCGGGCGGGAAACGGGGGTGA
- the pyrR gene encoding bifunctional pyr operon transcriptional regulator/uracil phosphoribosyltransferase PyrR has protein sequence MSDLKSQILLTGEDLDRTYMRLAHQFVEPFDKLDTLAIIGMQTRGVDIARRINSYIASFFSVDIPMGVLDTTFYRDDFRTRMRMPTVQITDIPFDLFGKDLVLVDDVLYTGRTVRSAMDALMSFGRPASVRFCCMVDRGHRELPVAADYVGLYVPTHLNEEIRVETMEQDGRNAVLVVKKEKELRT, from the coding sequence ATGAGCGACTTGAAGTCACAGATCCTGCTTACGGGTGAAGATCTCGACCGCACCTACATGCGGTTGGCTCATCAGTTTGTCGAGCCCTTTGACAAGCTGGACACGCTGGCTATCATCGGGATGCAGACCCGCGGCGTGGATATCGCCCGGCGTATCAACAGCTACATCGCCTCTTTTTTTTCAGTGGACATCCCTATGGGGGTGCTGGACACCACCTTTTATCGCGATGATTTCCGTACCAGGATGCGGATGCCGACCGTTCAGATCACTGATATTCCGTTCGATCTGTTCGGTAAGGATCTGGTACTTGTGGATGATGTGCTTTATACCGGACGGACCGTTCGCTCGGCCATGGACGCGCTGATGAGCTTCGGCCGCCCGGCCAGTGTCCGCTTCTGCTGCATGGTAGACCGCGGGCATCGTGAGCTGCCGGTTGCCGCCGATTACGTCGGATTGTACGTGCCGACACACCTGAATGAGGAAATACGGGTAGAAACCATGGAACAGGACGGCAGAAACGCTGTTCTTGTCGTAAAAAAAGAGAAGGAGCTGCGAACGTGA